A genomic segment from Leptospira yasudae encodes:
- a CDS encoding gamma carbonic anhydrase family protein — translation MKSNYQILEYMGKKPQIHESVFLAPGSQVVGDVVIGKNSSIWFQTLVRGDVNYIRIGENVNIQDLTVIHVARDVYPVEIGNNVSIGHRATIHGCKLKDNAFVGMCATLMDDVEVGEFAFIGAGALVTPGKKIPPGVLVMGSPGKIVRDITDKEREIITRTTGNYVKYKENYLNDPFYARG, via the coding sequence ATGAAGTCAAATTATCAAATTCTGGAATACATGGGAAAAAAACCGCAGATCCACGAATCCGTTTTTTTAGCGCCCGGTTCGCAGGTGGTCGGGGACGTCGTGATCGGAAAAAATTCTTCCATTTGGTTTCAGACTTTGGTTCGGGGCGACGTGAATTACATTCGGATCGGTGAAAACGTAAACATCCAGGATCTGACGGTCATTCACGTTGCGAGAGACGTCTATCCCGTTGAGATCGGAAATAACGTGTCGATCGGTCATCGCGCTACGATACACGGATGCAAACTCAAAGACAATGCGTTCGTGGGAATGTGCGCGACCTTGATGGACGACGTGGAAGTGGGAGAATTCGCATTTATCGGAGCGGGCGCGCTCGTAACGCCCGGAAAAAAAATTCCGCCCGGAGTTTTGGTGATGGGATCACCCGGAAAGATCGTTCGGGACATCACAGATAAAGAGCGTGAGATCATCACGCGAACCACGGGCAACTATGTGAAATACAAAGAGAATTATCTAAACGATCCGTTTTACGCGCGAGGTTAG
- the gap gene encoding type I glyceraldehyde-3-phosphate dehydrogenase, with amino-acid sequence MTRIAINGFGRIGRLVFRAGIKDPNLEFVAINDLVTPDNLAYLLKYDSTHGRFQGTVEHTDKELIVDGKKVLCVSERDPEKLPWKDLKVDYVIESTGLFTDRAGAEKHLKAGAKKVVISAPAKDKDIPTFVMGVNNEKYNAATDHIVSNASCTTNCLAPITKVVLDNFGIEEGLMTTIHAATATQPTVDGPSKKDFRGGRGAMQNIIPAATGAAKAVGLCIPEVNGKLTGMSFRVPTPDVSVVDLTVRTTKETSLKEISAKMKEASEGSMKGILGYTEDMVVSNDFVSSTLSSIFDMDACIELNSRFFKLVSWYDNEMGYSNRVLDLIRYMAKKG; translated from the coding sequence ATGACCAGAATAGCCATCAACGGATTTGGAAGAATCGGAAGACTCGTTTTCCGTGCAGGAATCAAAGACCCCAATCTGGAATTTGTCGCAATCAATGATTTAGTTACTCCTGACAACCTGGCCTACTTACTCAAATACGATTCCACACACGGAAGATTTCAAGGAACCGTAGAACACACCGATAAAGAACTCATCGTTGACGGAAAAAAAGTTCTCTGCGTTTCCGAAAGAGATCCTGAAAAACTTCCCTGGAAAGATCTGAAAGTGGATTACGTAATCGAATCCACAGGACTTTTCACCGACAGAGCGGGAGCCGAAAAACACCTGAAAGCCGGTGCGAAAAAAGTCGTAATCTCCGCTCCTGCAAAAGACAAGGACATCCCTACTTTCGTAATGGGAGTCAACAACGAGAAATACAACGCTGCAACCGATCACATCGTTTCCAATGCATCTTGCACTACAAACTGCTTGGCTCCGATCACAAAGGTCGTTCTTGACAACTTCGGTATCGAAGAAGGTCTGATGACCACGATCCACGCTGCAACCGCAACCCAACCTACCGTAGACGGACCTTCTAAAAAGGATTTCCGCGGTGGAAGAGGAGCGATGCAAAACATCATTCCTGCGGCAACCGGTGCGGCGAAAGCGGTGGGACTTTGTATTCCCGAAGTAAACGGAAAACTGACAGGTATGTCTTTCCGCGTTCCTACTCCGGACGTTTCCGTTGTGGACTTAACCGTTAGAACCACGAAAGAAACTTCTCTGAAAGAAATTTCCGCAAAGATGAAGGAAGCTTCCGAAGGTTCCATGAAAGGAATCCTCGGTTACACGGAAGATATGGTCGTTTCCAACGACTTCGTAAGCTCCACTCTTTCTTCCATCTTCGACATGGACGCTTGTATCGAACTGAACTCCAGATTCTTCAAACTCGTTTCCTGGTATGACAACGAGATGGGATACTCCAACCGGGTTCTCGATCTCATCCGCTATATGGCGAAGAAAGGTTAA
- the lepB gene encoding signal peptidase I — translation MSRSSSNQEKEKKEKIKSLLKQAGIGLLIGLTIAVILRVFLFFPFTLDTNEMLPSYAPGKRIYFSRFVDRSNLYLGDLVLVKHPTQEGKVVFSRISGKPGDTVQMKNKVLFRNNNPEDVSGSGNGFILQFEDKRGPFPASFSGRDNGEPIILKDRDYFLLCDNRDSCSDSRDFGPVPIENILGKAL, via the coding sequence ATGAGTAGAAGTTCCTCCAACCAGGAAAAAGAAAAAAAGGAAAAGATCAAATCTCTCCTCAAACAAGCGGGAATCGGTCTTTTGATCGGTTTAACGATTGCGGTGATTTTAAGAGTCTTTCTTTTTTTTCCGTTTACGTTGGATACGAACGAAATGCTCCCCTCCTACGCTCCGGGTAAAAGAATTTATTTCTCCCGTTTCGTGGATCGTTCCAATTTGTATCTCGGGGATTTGGTTTTGGTCAAACATCCGACTCAGGAAGGAAAGGTCGTTTTCTCGAGAATCTCCGGTAAACCGGGCGATACGGTTCAGATGAAGAACAAGGTTTTATTTCGGAATAACAACCCGGAAGACGTTTCCGGTTCCGGAAACGGTTTTATTCTTCAGTTCGAAGACAAACGCGGACCGTTTCCCGCAAGTTTTTCGGGACGAGACAACGGAGAACCGATCATCCTGAAGGACAGGGATTATTTTCTTCTTTGCGATAACCGCGATTCCTGCTCCGATTCCAGGGACTTCGGCCCCGTTCCGATCGAGAACATTCTCGGGAAAGCCCTTTAA
- the topA gene encoding type I DNA topoisomerase has translation MSFLVIVESPSKAKTIGGYLGKEFRILATLGHVADLPKSTLGLDLKNHFEPEYTILPGKKKVLSEIIKAAKESEKVFLATDPDREGEFISAYIRDRLKKKSNVFRIRFTEITRNAILDSLQNPDSILEPLVDAQKTRRIGDRLIGYFVSPVLWKEIGPGLSAGRVQSVALKWICDREEEIRNFKPEVYYNILLYVLDRNGIEGVFQRIGDRIFSEEEANRILESLQKEKNLRIQEKKEIKGKNSPPPPFQTASLQQEAFRRFQFSSKKTMSIAQKLYEGMDLGNGKREGLITYMRTDSTRLNPDFVRQARAWITSAFGDVFAGGAGTVTSTASRKPKKTVSAKRIQDAHEAIRVTDPFLTPEKAKTFLNKEEASLYELIWKRTVASLMPPEEFLKTEYTIAAAGETFSLETKKTLFPGFKRLSDMETKPIPVWDRGESVSLSKAESERKQTEPPYRYSEGSLVAKLEKEGIGRPSTYATVSETLQKRKYIDQEKKFFYPLPLGEKVNFFLQAGFGDLFREKFTAELESELDKIERSESDSLSVLNRLWADLQTSIQSSKSAAPGFRKEWAQTRQKKIETGWGVCPLCKEGSLQKKKTSKKKEFYQCSRFPDCEYVSYELPKR, from the coding sequence GTGTCCTTTCTCGTTATCGTCGAATCTCCTTCCAAAGCAAAAACCATCGGCGGTTATTTAGGCAAAGAATTTAGAATTCTTGCGACCCTCGGACATGTCGCCGATCTTCCCAAGTCGACTCTCGGTTTGGATCTGAAGAATCATTTCGAACCGGAATATACGATTCTTCCCGGAAAGAAAAAAGTCCTTTCCGAAATCATAAAAGCAGCCAAAGAATCCGAGAAGGTTTTTCTCGCGACCGACCCGGATCGAGAGGGAGAATTCATCAGCGCTTATATCCGGGATCGGTTGAAAAAGAAATCCAACGTGTTTCGGATTCGGTTTACGGAGATTACTCGGAACGCGATTTTGGATTCTTTGCAAAACCCGGATTCGATTCTCGAACCTCTCGTAGACGCGCAAAAGACGAGGCGAATCGGCGACCGTTTGATCGGTTACTTCGTAAGTCCGGTTCTCTGGAAAGAAATCGGTCCCGGTTTGTCCGCGGGCAGGGTTCAATCGGTCGCATTAAAATGGATCTGCGATCGCGAAGAGGAGATCCGCAATTTTAAACCGGAAGTATATTATAATATTCTACTGTATGTCTTGGATCGAAACGGAATCGAAGGCGTTTTTCAAAGGATCGGAGATCGAATTTTTTCGGAAGAGGAGGCGAATCGGATTCTCGAATCGCTTCAAAAAGAAAAGAATCTGCGCATCCAAGAGAAGAAGGAAATCAAAGGGAAGAATTCTCCCCCGCCTCCCTTTCAAACCGCAAGCTTGCAACAAGAAGCCTTTCGAAGATTTCAATTCTCCTCCAAAAAGACGATGAGCATCGCGCAAAAGTTGTATGAAGGGATGGATCTGGGGAACGGAAAACGGGAAGGTTTGATCACGTATATGAGAACGGATTCCACTCGTTTGAATCCGGATTTCGTTAGGCAAGCGCGTGCTTGGATTACATCTGCGTTCGGCGACGTATTTGCCGGAGGCGCCGGTACCGTTACTTCTACCGCCTCCCGCAAACCAAAAAAGACCGTATCCGCGAAACGAATTCAAGACGCGCACGAAGCGATCCGCGTCACGGACCCGTTCTTAACTCCCGAAAAAGCCAAAACCTTTTTGAACAAGGAAGAAGCTTCGCTCTACGAACTCATCTGGAAACGAACCGTCGCTTCCTTGATGCCGCCGGAAGAATTCTTAAAGACCGAGTATACGATTGCGGCCGCGGGCGAAACGTTCTCTCTGGAAACGAAGAAAACTTTGTTTCCAGGTTTCAAAAGATTAAGCGACATGGAAACGAAGCCGATTCCGGTTTGGGATCGGGGAGAATCGGTTTCTCTTTCCAAGGCGGAAAGTGAGCGGAAACAAACGGAGCCTCCTTACCGTTATTCCGAAGGTTCTTTGGTAGCAAAGCTGGAAAAGGAAGGAATCGGACGCCCGTCCACGTACGCGACCGTTTCGGAAACTCTTCAGAAACGGAAATACATCGATCAGGAAAAGAAATTCTTTTATCCGCTTCCTTTGGGGGAGAAGGTAAATTTCTTTCTGCAAGCCGGGTTCGGCGATCTGTTCCGCGAAAAGTTTACCGCGGAACTCGAATCGGAACTGGATAAGATCGAACGGTCCGAGTCGGATTCCCTCTCCGTATTAAACCGACTTTGGGCCGATCTGCAGACATCCATTCAAAGCAGCAAATCGGCGGCTCCCGGTTTTCGAAAAGAATGGGCGCAAACCCGTCAAAAGAAGATCGAAACCGGTTGGGGCGTATGTCCTCTTTGCAAGGAAGGTTCTCTTCAAAAAAAGAAAACATCTAAAAAGAAGGAATTCTATCAATGCAGCCGTTTTCCTGACTGTGAGTATGTCAGCTACGAGCTTCCGAAACGGTAG
- the cysK gene encoding cysteine synthase A yields the protein MKAKSILETIGNTPHVKINRLFNTKSEIYAKLERSNPGGSIKDRIALSMIEDAEKSGKLTKDSIIVEPTSGNTGIGLALVAAVKGYKLLLVMPESMSIERRRIMAAYGAEFELTPREKGMPGAIEKAKQIVAENPKAWMPQQFENEANIKVHVETTAQEIANDFPEGLDYVITGVGTGGHITGVAQVLKKKFPKLKVFAVEPEASPVISGGKPGPHPIQGIGAGFIPKNLHTDLLDGVIQVSKDEAFLYAQRAAKEEGLFIGVSSGAALAAVAKKLPEIPEGSKVLTFSYDTGERYLSIEGLFPVPANA from the coding sequence ATGAAAGCTAAGAGTATTTTAGAAACAATCGGTAATACACCGCATGTTAAAATCAATCGCTTGTTCAACACTAAGAGCGAGATCTATGCAAAATTAGAAAGATCCAATCCCGGCGGATCCATTAAGGATCGTATCGCGCTTTCGATGATCGAAGACGCGGAAAAGTCCGGCAAACTTACCAAAGACAGCATCATCGTAGAACCGACTTCCGGAAACACTGGAATCGGATTGGCGCTCGTTGCAGCCGTTAAGGGATACAAACTTCTTTTAGTAATGCCTGAATCAATGAGCATTGAAAGAAGAAGAATTATGGCAGCTTACGGAGCGGAATTCGAACTGACTCCGAGAGAAAAAGGAATGCCCGGTGCGATCGAAAAAGCGAAACAAATCGTAGCAGAAAATCCGAAAGCATGGATGCCGCAACAGTTTGAAAACGAAGCGAACATCAAAGTTCACGTGGAAACCACCGCACAAGAAATCGCGAACGACTTTCCGGAAGGATTGGACTACGTGATTACCGGTGTCGGAACGGGCGGACACATCACCGGTGTCGCTCAAGTTCTGAAGAAGAAGTTTCCAAAACTGAAAGTATTCGCTGTTGAACCGGAAGCTTCTCCCGTAATCTCCGGAGGAAAACCGGGACCACACCCGATTCAAGGGATCGGAGCGGGATTCATTCCTAAAAACCTTCACACGGATCTGCTGGACGGAGTAATCCAAGTCAGCAAAGACGAAGCTTTCTTATACGCTCAAAGAGCCGCTAAAGAAGAAGGTCTTTTTATCGGGGTTTCTTCCGGCGCAGCGCTTGCGGCGGTCGCGAAAAAATTACCTGAGATTCCGGAAGGATCCAAAGTATTAACTTTCTCTTATGATACCGGAGAAAGATATCTTTCCATCGAAGGTCTGTTCCCAGTTCCTGCGAACGCATAA
- a CDS encoding oxygenase MpaB family protein yields the protein MWNRYAILNRIQTLDPTKDYHRISFLSGSYDFPRDIEISLALAFFKTFAIPSIAQILDRTKQFENFGQKRYDDTAILLAEFLENGTDSPNGREAIRRINQIHKEYSISNQDFLYTLSTFVFEPVRWNLRFGWRRGSQKEKLANYHMWRNVGKLMNIQELPNDYDSFERWNREFEEKHFQRTPESERLGQATLHILAGRIPNLPGIRPLIFHALFSLMEAPLRDAMGFPKPNRIVEILTLLVFKTRAFLIRTVMPPRTKPYLVTKRKNPTYRNGYLIENLGPH from the coding sequence ATGTGGAACAGATATGCTATATTAAACCGAATTCAAACCTTGGACCCGACCAAGGACTATCACCGGATCTCCTTTCTATCCGGGAGTTACGACTTTCCCCGCGACATTGAAATCTCACTTGCATTAGCATTCTTTAAAACGTTTGCGATCCCTTCGATTGCCCAGATTCTCGATCGAACGAAACAGTTCGAAAACTTCGGGCAAAAACGATACGACGACACCGCGATTTTACTCGCGGAATTTTTGGAAAACGGAACGGATTCTCCGAACGGAAGGGAAGCAATCCGCCGCATCAATCAGATCCACAAGGAATATTCGATCTCCAATCAGGATTTCTTATATACTCTCAGCACATTCGTATTCGAGCCGGTACGATGGAATCTTCGTTTCGGATGGAGAAGGGGAAGCCAAAAGGAAAAACTCGCAAACTACCACATGTGGAGAAACGTGGGAAAGCTCATGAACATCCAAGAACTTCCGAACGACTACGATTCCTTTGAAAGATGGAATCGAGAATTCGAAGAGAAACATTTCCAACGAACTCCGGAAAGCGAACGGCTCGGCCAGGCGACGCTTCACATTCTTGCGGGAAGAATTCCGAACCTCCCTGGAATTCGTCCTTTGATCTTTCACGCTCTCTTCAGTTTGATGGAAGCGCCTCTGCGGGACGCGATGGGTTTTCCGAAACCGAATCGAATCGTCGAAATTCTTACTCTGCTCGTTTTTAAGACGAGGGCGTTTTTAATCCGAACCGTAATGCCTCCGAGAACGAAACCCTATCTCGTAACAAAACGGAAAAACCCGACCTATCGAAACGGATATTTGATTGAAAACCTGGGACCGCACTAA
- a CDS encoding PAS domain-containing sensor histidine kinase: MVESVPNAILLVNKDGKIVYINGQTEKLFGYNRSELIGQMVEQLIPDRYRENHPHFRNSFFQSPQVRPMGAGRDLFGLTKNGTEFPIEIGLNPVVTADGTLVLASIIDITERKKALERFRLVVESAPNAMVLVNHEGIISLVNNQTEKLFGYAREELVGNKLELLLPERFRSNHPTHRNHFFASPSVRSMGAGRDLFALKKDGNEIQVEIGLNPIDTDEGPMVLASIIDITERKIQEITLIRKNELEAKNKELEQFAYLASHDLQEPLRTVSNYIQILEEDYGKQLDDQGTKHLKTIDSATKRMSALVKALLLYSRIGRDRKLVETNCQSLLSEVSADLENLIKQAGAIISVLDDLPTLNVYEVEFRQLFQNLISNAIKFRKKNVPAHVDIRCVRQGEFWLFSVRDNGIGIDSKHFERIFFIFQKLHLENEYEGYGIGLANCKKIVELHGGKIWIDSTPGVGSTFSFTIPNLNL, from the coding sequence ATGGTAGAATCCGTTCCGAACGCGATTCTTCTCGTCAATAAGGACGGAAAGATCGTATATATCAACGGCCAAACCGAAAAATTATTCGGATACAATCGTAGCGAACTCATCGGCCAAATGGTCGAACAGCTGATCCCCGATCGGTATCGGGAGAATCATCCGCACTTTCGAAATTCTTTTTTTCAATCTCCGCAGGTCCGTCCGATGGGCGCGGGAAGAGATTTATTCGGCCTTACAAAAAACGGAACCGAATTTCCGATCGAAATCGGTTTGAATCCGGTCGTGACCGCGGACGGAACGCTGGTTCTCGCTTCCATCATCGATATCACCGAACGGAAAAAAGCCCTCGAACGGTTTCGATTGGTCGTCGAATCCGCTCCGAACGCGATGGTTTTGGTGAATCACGAAGGAATCATTTCTCTCGTAAACAACCAAACGGAAAAATTGTTCGGATACGCACGAGAAGAATTGGTCGGTAATAAATTGGAGCTTCTTCTACCCGAGCGTTTCCGCTCCAATCACCCGACGCATAGAAATCACTTCTTCGCTTCTCCTTCCGTGCGTTCCATGGGCGCGGGAAGAGATCTTTTCGCTTTAAAAAAAGACGGAAACGAAATCCAAGTGGAAATCGGTTTGAATCCGATCGACACGGACGAAGGACCGATGGTTCTCGCTTCGATCATCGACATCACCGAACGGAAGATTCAGGAGATCACTCTGATCCGCAAGAACGAACTCGAAGCGAAGAATAAGGAACTGGAACAATTCGCCTATCTCGCTTCTCACGATTTGCAGGAACCTCTGCGCACCGTCTCGAACTACATTCAAATTTTGGAAGAAGATTACGGAAAACAACTCGACGATCAAGGTACCAAACATCTGAAAACGATCGACTCGGCGACCAAACGAATGAGCGCTCTCGTGAAGGCGCTTCTTTTGTATTCGCGGATCGGAAGGGACCGAAAGCTGGTCGAGACGAATTGCCAATCCCTTCTTTCCGAGGTTTCCGCCGATTTGGAAAATTTAATCAAACAAGCGGGAGCGATCATTTCCGTCCTGGACGATCTTCCCACGTTGAACGTGTATGAAGTGGAATTTCGTCAGCTCTTTCAGAATCTGATTTCCAACGCGATCAAATTTCGCAAGAAGAACGTTCCGGCTCACGTCGACATCCGCTGCGTCCGTCAAGGAGAGTTTTGGTTATTTTCGGTTCGGGATAACGGAATCGGAATCGATTCCAAACATTTCGAAAGAATTTTTTTCATCTTTCAAAAACTGCATCTCGAAAACGAATACGAAGGTTACGGAATCGGATTGGCAAATTGCAAAAAAATCGTAGAATTGCACGGAGGAAAAATCTGGATCGATTCTACGCCGGGGGTGGGAAGTACGTTTTCGTTTACGATTCCTAACTTAAATCTATGA
- the secG gene encoding preprotein translocase subunit SecG: MLNGVILTLFVFVSLFLVLLVMIQTGKGGGLLGGGSSQSVFGSSTADVLTKATRVTAILFIILSLLLSFLFAKKEDKLMPETAPALTAPPEETKSETNTPTTTPAAPATPAQPSNPQ, from the coding sequence ATGTTAAACGGAGTCATTCTAACCCTTTTTGTTTTTGTTTCTCTTTTTCTGGTGCTGCTCGTGATGATTCAGACCGGCAAGGGAGGAGGACTTTTAGGAGGAGGCTCCAGCCAATCCGTTTTCGGTTCTTCCACAGCGGACGTTCTTACAAAGGCGACCCGAGTCACAGCGATTCTATTTATCATTCTTTCGCTTCTTCTTTCCTTTCTCTTCGCAAAAAAAGAAGATAAGCTGATGCCCGAAACGGCTCCCGCTTTGACAGCGCCACCCGAGGAGACCAAAAGTGAAACCAACACACCTACTACGACTCCCGCTGCTCCGGCAACTCCCGCTCAACCAAGCAATCCTCAATAA
- a CDS encoding DUF1564 domain-containing protein, protein MGILSLNTDRVIRSTLQKGQAETVTLLIPEETILRLGEKNLRILSKRIPILLSTYGKYLTAVRRLGKKADRTLYQPSSGKSRMRRINVRIDPGSWTLFGALAQAHGVSRCYLFHYLLLLEELKVGDSIVRTMNEGVPTFHGYYSYILHLDLPNNRITRRLHCIPNGEFYALNYTEWFPD, encoded by the coding sequence ATGGGCATTCTATCGTTGAATACGGATCGAGTGATCCGCTCTACTTTGCAAAAAGGCCAAGCGGAAACGGTGACTTTGTTAATTCCTGAAGAAACGATTCTTCGTTTGGGAGAAAAGAATTTGAGAATTCTTTCAAAACGAATTCCGATTCTTTTGTCTACTTATGGAAAATATTTAACGGCGGTACGTCGATTAGGAAAGAAAGCGGATCGGACTTTGTATCAGCCGAGTTCGGGGAAGTCAAGAATGAGACGGATCAACGTTCGAATCGATCCGGGAAGTTGGACGTTATTCGGTGCCTTAGCACAGGCCCACGGTGTGTCGCGCTGTTATCTTTTCCATTATCTTCTGTTGTTGGAGGAATTGAAGGTCGGGGATTCTATCGTGAGAACGATGAACGAGGGAGTTCCCACCTTCCATGGGTATTACAGTTACATCCTCCACCTAGATCTACCGAACAATCGAATCACACGGAGGCTCCACTGTATTCCGAACGGTGAATTCTACGCCTTAAATTATACGGAATGGTTTCCCGATTAA
- a CDS encoding response regulator: MIQKLNCILLIDDNKDDNYFHERVIRKGNYADRIVTKQSGEDALAFLKNRNDSSEQQPDLIFLDINMPGMNGWEFLEEYNALPPESQGKMIVVMLTTSDNADDREKAKRFGILSGFKTKPLTESMLQEILKDHF; the protein is encoded by the coding sequence ATGATACAAAAACTGAACTGCATTCTTCTCATCGACGACAACAAGGACGATAACTACTTTCACGAGAGAGTGATCCGCAAAGGAAATTACGCGGACCGCATTGTCACAAAACAATCGGGGGAAGACGCCCTTGCGTTTCTGAAAAATCGAAACGATTCCTCCGAACAACAACCGGATCTGATTTTTTTGGATATCAATATGCCCGGTATGAACGGCTGGGAATTTTTGGAGGAATACAATGCGCTTCCGCCCGAATCCCAAGGCAAAATGATCGTCGTGATGCTTACGACGTCGGATAACGCGGACGACAGGGAAAAAGCGAAACGATTCGGAATCCTTTCCGGTTTTAAGACAAAACCTCTCACCGAATCCATGCTTCAGGAAATTTTGAAGGATCATTTTTAA
- a CDS encoding phosphoglycerate kinase, with amino-acid sequence MELPRLENVDLSGKRVFLRVDFNVPIENGKVTDKTRIEKTLPTIELLLKKGARVIIASHLGRPKGQVNPEFSMAPVVEVFKGLVKANVHFSKTVIGDDAVKLSKELKDGEILVIENVRFHKEEEENEAGFSKKLAALADVYVNDAFGAAHRAHASTEGIAHLLPSYAGLLMHKEIVELSALLSKPARPFVAIIGGSKVSTKIKVLNNLFDKVNHILIGGGMAYTFLKSRAIPVGNSLVEKDFEVQAFQLIEKAGVAGVDLQLPVDHVIADQFSEKAKTKSVDKMGILEGWMGMDIGSKTVSNYEKIIKNAGTIFWNGPMGVFEMDKFANGTMAIAKAIAKSKAKTVVGGGDSIAAINKAGVADKITHISTGGGASLEFMEGRKLPGVEALLKKAEE; translated from the coding sequence ATGGAATTGCCTAGACTCGAAAACGTCGACCTCTCGGGAAAACGCGTTTTCCTGAGAGTGGACTTTAACGTTCCGATCGAGAACGGAAAAGTCACCGACAAAACCAGAATCGAAAAAACTCTTCCGACAATCGAACTTCTCCTTAAAAAAGGAGCGAGAGTCATCATCGCGAGTCACCTCGGAAGACCGAAAGGCCAAGTGAATCCGGAGTTCTCCATGGCTCCGGTCGTCGAAGTCTTCAAGGGTCTCGTAAAGGCGAACGTTCACTTCTCCAAAACCGTGATCGGAGACGACGCGGTAAAACTTTCCAAGGAACTCAAGGACGGAGAAATCCTCGTGATTGAAAACGTCCGTTTCCATAAGGAAGAAGAAGAGAACGAAGCGGGCTTTTCCAAAAAACTCGCGGCTCTCGCCGACGTTTACGTCAACGACGCGTTCGGAGCGGCTCACAGAGCGCACGCTTCCACCGAAGGAATCGCGCATCTTCTCCCTTCCTACGCGGGTCTTTTGATGCACAAAGAGATCGTGGAACTTTCCGCCCTTCTCTCAAAACCGGCTCGTCCGTTCGTTGCGATCATCGGAGGCTCCAAGGTTTCCACGAAGATCAAGGTTCTCAACAATCTCTTCGACAAAGTGAATCACATTTTGATCGGAGGAGGAATGGCTTATACCTTTTTGAAATCCAGAGCGATCCCCGTCGGAAATTCTCTCGTGGAAAAAGATTTCGAAGTACAGGCCTTCCAGTTGATCGAAAAAGCCGGAGTTGCCGGAGTCGATCTTCAACTTCCCGTGGATCACGTCATCGCGGATCAGTTCAGCGAAAAAGCAAAGACCAAGTCCGTGGATAAGATGGGAATCTTAGAAGGTTGGATGGGAATGGACATCGGTTCCAAGACCGTTTCCAACTACGAAAAGATCATCAAAAACGCGGGAACGATTTTTTGGAACGGACCGATGGGCGTTTTCGAAATGGACAAGTTCGCAAACGGAACGATGGCAATCGCGAAAGCGATCGCTAAGTCCAAGGCTAAAACGGTCGTAGGCGGAGGAGATTCCATCGCGGCGATCAACAAGGCCGGCGTAGCGGACAAGATCACGCACATCTCCACCGGCGGAGGAGCTTCTCTCGAATTCATGGAAGGAAGAAAACTTCCGGGCGTCGAAGCGCTTCTGAAAAAAGCCGAAGAATAA
- the tpiA gene encoding triose-phosphate isomerase, with the protein MRKTVIAGNWKMNLSEKEAISLAQSIKEKIPSVAKDRISMVFPSTLHLAGVARILEGSGVIVGAQNAYHSGLAAFTGETSPDQLREIGVKVVMIGHSERRQFLGESSSFCNEKIRFLLKNGFTALYCVGETLAEREAGKTFEVIGAQIRDGLKGIESNAFSNLILAYEPVWAIGTGKVATPAQAQEVHAFIRKEVAGLFVGAADVAESLSILYGGSVKPDNIKDLLKEKDIDGGLVGGASQKIDSYAGLF; encoded by the coding sequence ATGCGCAAGACTGTGATCGCCGGAAACTGGAAAATGAATCTCTCCGAAAAGGAGGCGATTTCCCTCGCACAATCCATCAAAGAAAAAATTCCATCCGTCGCTAAAGATAGAATCTCGATGGTCTTCCCTTCCACGCTGCATCTCGCCGGCGTCGCGAGAATTCTCGAAGGAAGCGGCGTGATCGTAGGAGCGCAAAACGCCTATCATTCGGGACTTGCCGCTTTTACGGGAGAAACTTCTCCCGATCAACTCCGCGAAATCGGCGTCAAGGTCGTGATGATCGGACATTCCGAAAGAAGACAATTCTTGGGAGAATCCAGTTCCTTCTGTAACGAAAAGATCCGCTTTCTTTTAAAGAACGGATTCACTGCACTGTATTGCGTGGGAGAAACCCTGGCCGAAAGAGAAGCCGGTAAAACCTTCGAAGTCATCGGCGCGCAGATCCGCGATGGACTCAAAGGAATCGAGAGTAACGCGTTCTCCAATTTGATCCTCGCTTACGAACCCGTTTGGGCGATCGGAACCGGAAAGGTGGCAACACCCGCGCAAGCTCAAGAAGTGCACGCGTTTATCCGCAAGGAAGTCGCGGGTCTTTTCGTGGGAGCCGCCGACGTCGCGGAATCCCTTTCCATCCTCTACGGGGGATCGGTAAAGCCGGACAATATCAAGGATTTGTTAAAGGAAAAGGACATCGACGGCGGCCTCGTGGGCGGCGCAAGCCAGAAGATCGATTCCTACGCGGGATTGTTTTAA